One window from the genome of Moraxella nasibovis encodes:
- a CDS encoding helix-turn-helix domain-containing protein: protein MATVTEFGKMLRILRIEHNIMLKTMAENIGVSAPYLSAIETGKKPINANLLNKIIDYLGLSAQQANELVAVASTLDQDIVIKPANDCEAELALMFARKLDNQTLDIKKIMQFLKEV, encoded by the coding sequence ATGGCAACCGTTACAGAATTTGGTAAAATGCTTAGAATATTACGCATTGAACATAATATCATGCTAAAAACCATGGCGGAAAATATTGGCGTATCTGCACCTTATTTGTCAGCAATTGAGACCGGCAAAAAGCCAATTAATGCCAATTTGCTAAACAAAATTATTGACTATCTTGGGCTATCCGCACAACAAGCCAATGAACTTGTTGCAGTAGCAAGTACGCTTGATCAGGATATTGTCATCAAGCCCGCCAATGACTGTGAGGCAGAGCTGGCATTAATGTTTGCACGGAAACTAGACAATCAAACACTAGACATTAAAAAAATCATGCAGTTTTTAAAGGAGGTATAA
- a CDS encoding helix-turn-helix domain-containing protein, with protein sequence MSDLVSRMQQALDHSGLSWSKAAIEAGKSAQAASKWKKGQIGKDTLEQFAQVTGVNVGWLLTGQGSMTADTPPQADKSDVLNDLKAQIAALQTGGILTDEQAHDIVDTVRIAMPANDVPLISWVAAGSWSEVSPVTLDDALGYYPRPRNLSADGFALKVRGRSMLPKFEPDDIIYVEPNISTLALKDGDLIVVQCNDDTEATFKQLVLGETESDMYLKPLNPDWPEQKMLPMGECRLVGKVVGKLVEY encoded by the coding sequence ATGTCAGATCTTGTTTCAAGAATGCAGCAGGCTTTGGATCATTCAGGCTTATCTTGGTCAAAAGCAGCCATCGAAGCGGGCAAATCCGCCCAAGCTGCATCCAAGTGGAAAAAGGGTCAGATTGGCAAAGATACGCTTGAGCAATTCGCACAAGTAACAGGTGTTAATGTTGGTTGGCTTTTGACCGGCCAAGGCTCAATGACCGCCGATACCCCACCCCAAGCCGATAAATCCGATGTGCTTAATGACCTAAAAGCGCAGATTGCCGCACTACAGACTGGCGGTATATTGACCGATGAGCAGGCGCATGACATTGTCGATACAGTGCGCATTGCCATGCCTGCCAATGATGTACCACTCATCAGCTGGGTGGCGGCTGGCTCATGGTCAGAAGTTTCACCTGTGACCCTAGATGATGCCTTGGGCTATTATCCACGCCCACGCAATTTATCAGCCGACGGCTTTGCACTCAAGGTGCGTGGTCGCTCAATGCTGCCCAAGTTTGAGCCTGATGACATCATCTATGTTGAGCCAAATATCTCAACGCTTGCGCTCAAAGACGGGGATTTGATCGTGGTGCAGTGCAATGATGACACCGAAGCGACATTTAAGCAGCTCGTACTTGGTGAAACCGAATCCGATATGTACCTAAAGCCACTCAATCCTGACTGGCCAGAACAAAAGATGCTACCGATGGGCGAATGCCGATTGGTGGGTAAGGTGGTTGGGAAGTTGGTGGAGTATTGA
- a CDS encoding Cro/CI family transcriptional regulator, giving the protein MNKNPVRDVVKHFGGREKVASITGVTYMAVKKWEERGYFPRTDYTGETTHAQKLATASQGAFSESELLPKYQG; this is encoded by the coding sequence ATGAATAAAAACCCAGTCCGAGATGTGGTCAAGCATTTCGGCGGTCGAGAGAAAGTTGCCAGCATTACGGGCGTTACCTATATGGCGGTGAAAAAGTGGGAAGAGCGTGGCTATTTCCCACGCACCGACTACACAGGTGAAACGACACACGCCCAAAAGCTTGCAACAGCCAGTCAAGGTGCATTCTCAGAAAGCGAACTGTTGCCGAAGTATCAAGGATGA
- a CDS encoding DUF1376 domain-containing protein: MHFYNFNIKDYRAKTAHLSPVEHYIYRSLLDWYYLTEKPFPCDITHIARKLLLSSDDEMQALQNVLDEFFVFKTDEHGKSCYHNKRIDRELGIGERMPWHKWKYVRMRVFQRDNFTCVYCGVKNVQLECDHILPISKGGSDDIDNLATACKSCNCSKNNKLLEDWLK; the protein is encoded by the coding sequence ATGCATTTTTATAATTTCAACATCAAAGACTATCGGGCAAAAACCGCCCATCTGTCACCAGTTGAGCACTACATCTATCGGTCGCTACTTGACTGGTACTATCTGACTGAAAAGCCATTCCCTTGTGATATCACCCATATCGCACGCAAACTGCTATTGTCCAGTGATGATGAAATGCAAGCACTGCAAAATGTGCTGGATGAGTTTTTTGTGTTCAAAACAGACGAACATGGAAAGAGTTGTTATCACAACAAGCGTATTGACCGAGAATTGGGTATAGGTGAGCGCATGCCATGGCATAAATGGAAATATGTCAGAATGAGAGTATTTCAACGAGATAATTTTACATGTGTTTATTGTGGCGTAAAAAATGTTCAGCTTGAGTGTGACCACATTCTTCCAATTTCAAAAGGTGGCTCGGATGATATTGACAACTTAGCCACCGCTTGCAAAAGTTGCAACTGTAGCAAAAACAACAAATTGTTGGAGGATTGGCTGAAATGA
- a CDS encoding DUF1376 domain-containing protein, producing the protein MTTIHYINHNFSDWDSQTKHMSRLERSIYLDLRTLYFSDASANNGKIDVSDFELLCYRLSCRTEEEISALKLLLKDKFKKNGNSYRHADWDRQIKAIQWEIKKGNTGNTGNTGNTGNTIGNALGNDGNGDGNALGNTGKPLSNAERTAKAKAERKKLLSDLATAGVETPANTPIAELRALHERHFANTVGNNDGNALGNDGNAQKPSNNQEPLTNNQDINTHTNAREKIFEKIGDLMAWQAPPIEEMQSELIRSGINRTLSQAQYDTAIGDFKAYYEQQAQLGKPLNTDAIRKSKLRQWLAREKPQALPTNRMDELRALAMIAPVNEFGELPSEHDLNFYQSTVNGVSYEQSGTNQQH; encoded by the coding sequence ATGACAACTATTCATTATATCAACCACAATTTTAGTGATTGGGACAGTCAAACCAAACACATGAGCCGACTTGAGCGCAGTATCTATCTAGATTTACGAACATTATATTTTAGTGATGCGAGTGCAAATAATGGCAAAATTGATGTAAGCGATTTTGAATTATTGTGCTATCGCCTGTCATGCCGTACCGAAGAAGAAATCAGCGCCCTAAAATTACTGCTCAAGGACAAATTTAAGAAGAATGGAAATTCTTACCGTCATGCTGATTGGGATAGACAAATCAAAGCAATTCAGTGGGAAATCAAGAAAGGTAACACTGGTAACACTGGTAACACTGGTAACACTGGTAACACTATTGGTAACGCATTGGGTAACGATGGTAACGGTGATGGTAACGCATTGGGTAACACAGGGAAACCACTGAGTAACGCAGAACGCACAGCAAAAGCCAAAGCTGAGCGCAAAAAACTACTATCTGATTTGGCTACTGCAGGTGTTGAAACGCCAGCAAATACACCAATTGCAGAACTAAGAGCATTGCACGAGCGACATTTTGCAAACACCGTCGGTAATAACGATGGTAACGCATTGGGTAACGATGGTAACGCTCAAAAACCGTCTAATAACCAAGAACCATTAACCAATAACCAAGATATAAATACACACACAAACGCGCGCGAGAAAATTTTTGAAAAAATCGGCGATTTGATGGCTTGGCAAGCACCACCCATCGAAGAAATGCAATCAGAGCTGATCAGATCAGGGATTAATCGCACGCTGAGCCAAGCTCAGTATGATACTGCCATTGGTGATTTTAAGGCGTACTACGAGCAGCAAGCACAGCTTGGCAAACCGCTCAATACCGATGCCATCCGCAAATCCAAGCTCAGGCAGTGGCTTGCTCGTGAAAAACCACAGGCACTGCCCACCAACCGCATGGATGAGCTACGAGCTTTGGCAATGATAGCACCAGTCAATGAATTTGGTGAGTTGCCATCTGAGCATGATTTGAATTTTTATCAATCAACCGTCAATGGGGTGAGTTATGAACAATCTGGTACCAATCAACAACACTGA
- a CDS encoding DUF3310 domain-containing protein, with translation MKEVTEIKDDEIIYQSAPVAHDPINHPKHYTSQPSGIETIQITRHMNFNRGNAVKYLMRAGLKDPAKEVEDLQKAAWYIQDEIKRLSQE, from the coding sequence ATGAAAGAAGTAACTGAAATCAAAGATGACGAAATCATCTATCAATCTGCACCTGTGGCACACGACCCAATCAATCATCCTAAGCATTACACCAGTCAACCAAGTGGGATTGAAACCATCCAAATCACTCGCCACATGAACTTCAACCGTGGTAATGCGGTGAAGTATCTGATGCGCGCAGGACTCAAAGACCCTGCCAAAGAAGTGGAAGACTTACAAAAAGCGGCGTGGTATATCCAAGACGAAATCAAACGGCTAAGCCAAGAATAA
- a CDS encoding Mor transcription activator family protein, translating to MDDIRSYGAIAMMDALGIDAAIAEQVANEIAYRLSEHWDGSMIYITKTPCGRRVSEIMRSYRHLQGIISMSWLSSLVCPCNIFIQCWLGQENSSSPIFFKVV from the coding sequence ATGGATGACATCAGAAGCTATGGAGCGATAGCGATGATGGATGCACTGGGCATTGATGCTGCCATCGCAGAGCAGGTGGCTAATGAGATCGCTTATCGATTGTCCGAGCATTGGGATGGGTCGATGATTTATATCACCAAAACACCCTGTGGCAGGCGCGTCAGCGAGATCATGAGATCATACAGGCATTTACAGGGCATAATCAGCATGAGCTGGCTAAGCAGTTTGGTTTGTCCTTGCAATATATTTATACAGTGCTGGCTAGGGCAAGAAAACAGCAGCAGCCCAATCTTTTTTAAAGTTGTTTAA
- a CDS encoding phage protein Gp27 family protein, translating into MAQKTAIDQLSDEHRQQLNERLISEGFFGYQALADWLNSLGYQISRSSAQRYSKKLERKVQAIEDALLTAKIINEQVGDDKDLLSEATVRFVQSEIFQGLMALDVPPEEALPLCFKSAKAVSELAKASRDTKKFQQDMARLQAELEEDPNNDKPTLATVFDHIKQVYGL; encoded by the coding sequence ATGGCACAAAAAACAGCAATTGATCAGCTCAGTGATGAGCACAGACAGCAACTGAACGAACGGCTAATTAGCGAAGGCTTTTTTGGATATCAAGCCTTGGCAGATTGGCTCAATTCGCTTGGCTATCAAATCAGTCGCTCCAGTGCTCAAAGATACAGCAAAAAGCTTGAACGCAAGGTGCAAGCCATCGAAGATGCGCTATTGACCGCCAAAATCATCAACGAGCAAGTGGGTGATGACAAGGATTTGCTGTCTGAAGCGACGGTGCGATTTGTGCAGTCTGAGATTTTCCAGGGTTTGATGGCGCTTGATGTGCCGCCCGAAGAGGCACTGCCGTTGTGTTTTAAATCTGCCAAAGCGGTGAGCGAGCTTGCCAAAGCCAGCCGTGATACCAAGAAATTTCAGCAGGATATGGCTCGTTTGCAGGCAGAGCTTGAAGAAGACCCGAACAACGATAAGCCAACGCTTGCCACTGTCTTTGACCATATCAAGCAGGTGTATGGGCTGTGA
- a CDS encoding terminase large subunit domain-containing protein: MILYPYQKRWLNDESRFKVGMFARQTGKTFTTTLEIVLDCMQAELGGKKARWVILSRGERQAKEAINEGVKRHLEALGIACQIMEVPFSPTINALEVILPNGSKITALPANPDTARGFSANVFLDEFAFHADSREIWKALFPVISAGWKLRVVSTPNGKGNKFYELMTDDNPQWSKHTVDIYQALADGLPRQIDELKQGLNDSDAWQQEFELEWLDEASAWLSYELIDSVEHIDAGKPELYSGNPCYVGVDIGARNDLFVIWVIEEVGDVYWTRELITRRRISFAEQDDLLDDVFNRYRVIRCCIDKTGMGEKPVEDAQKRYGSTRVEGVMFTLSSKLAMATIGKQAFEDRKIRIPQGDGELREDLHKLKKQSSATGAPRFVAESDSSGHADRTWACFFGIECR, encoded by the coding sequence GTGATTTTATACCCGTACCAAAAACGCTGGCTGAATGATGAGAGCCGTTTTAAGGTGGGGATGTTTGCACGGCAAACGGGCAAAACCTTCACCACCACATTAGAAATCGTGCTGGATTGTATGCAGGCGGAGCTAGGCGGCAAAAAGGCACGCTGGGTGATTCTGTCTCGTGGTGAGCGCCAAGCCAAAGAAGCCATCAATGAAGGGGTAAAGCGGCATTTAGAAGCGCTTGGCATTGCTTGTCAGATTATGGAAGTGCCATTTAGCCCAACCATCAATGCGCTTGAAGTCATCTTGCCAAATGGCTCAAAGATTACTGCACTGCCTGCCAATCCTGATACGGCTCGTGGCTTTAGTGCGAACGTGTTCTTGGATGAGTTTGCCTTTCACGCCGATAGCCGTGAGATTTGGAAGGCGCTTTTCCCTGTGATATCGGCAGGGTGGAAGCTAAGAGTGGTGAGTACGCCCAATGGCAAGGGCAATAAGTTTTATGAGCTGATGACCGATGACAATCCGCAGTGGTCCAAGCATACGGTGGATATCTATCAAGCGTTGGCGGATGGTTTGCCACGACAAATTGATGAATTAAAGCAAGGCTTAAATGATAGTGATGCTTGGCAACAAGAGTTTGAGCTGGAGTGGCTGGATGAAGCGTCGGCTTGGCTGTCTTATGAGCTCATCGACAGCGTGGAGCATATCGATGCTGGTAAGCCTGAGCTGTACAGTGGCAATCCGTGCTATGTGGGCGTGGATATTGGCGCTCGCAATGACTTATTTGTCATCTGGGTCATCGAAGAAGTGGGTGATGTGTATTGGACGCGAGAGCTGATCACACGGCGTAGGATTAGCTTTGCTGAGCAAGATGACTTGCTTGATGATGTCTTTAATCGTTATCGGGTCATCCGCTGCTGTATCGATAAGACAGGTATGGGCGAAAAGCCTGTCGAAGATGCGCAAAAACGCTATGGCAGCACCCGTGTCGAAGGGGTGATGTTTACCCTATCATCCAAGCTTGCGATGGCAACAATCGGCAAACAGGCCTTTGAAGATCGTAAAATTCGCATACCGCAAGGCGATGGCGAACTTCGAGAAGATTTGCATAAGCTCAAAAAACAAAGCTCTGCCACAGGTGCGCCACGATTTGTCGCAGAGTCAGATAGTAGCGGTCACGCCGATAGGACATGGGCGTGTTTTTTTGGCATTGAATGCCGCTAG
- a CDS encoding DUF935 domain-containing protein yields MKPKASVLTGHIANLEYNFLGQYFGALPNPDLILQKLGRSVSAYRELLIDPIVAGAVRRRKAAVSRMSWRIDGDDDKQVSLLTDALEALDVPSLIETMMDAVLFGYQPMEVIWSLDRYWLPTAVIAKPQEWFGFDVDGALIYLKDSKQLPVPEFKFICPRHGASFTNPYGTAELSSVYWATIFKRGGLKFWAEFAEKFGSPWIIGREPRSNTDEDIIRLLDALENLMGNAVATIPDDSSVEIKEATGKTGSSQVYDDFIRYCRSEINIALLGQDQSTEKDSTHASATAGLEVTSDIRDADCRIVSQAFNALLEMIDTLNFGAGTPPKFVLYEEALGSRELAERDQILGNLGVSFTDVYFERAYNLSADEFRLAPVPTKSAEFAENASLPADLSDRLSLGMPSDDALQAQLSAMLTEFGELDGALDNETLLLERLAALYPAMTIDELQDKLTQMLWIADTLSRLQVMDEVQGV; encoded by the coding sequence ATGAAACCAAAAGCATCCGTATTAACAGGACATATTGCCAACTTAGAGTACAATTTTTTGGGTCAGTACTTCGGTGCTTTGCCCAATCCTGATTTGATTTTACAAAAGCTTGGTCGGTCTGTGAGCGCCTATCGTGAGCTACTTATCGATCCGATCGTGGCAGGGGCGGTACGCAGACGCAAGGCGGCGGTATCTCGGATGAGCTGGCGCATTGATGGTGATGATGACAAACAAGTCAGTCTGCTAACAGACGCCTTAGAAGCGCTTGATGTGCCATCATTGATTGAAACTATGATGGACGCGGTGCTGTTTGGCTATCAGCCGATGGAAGTGATTTGGTCGCTTGATCGGTATTGGTTACCGACGGCGGTGATTGCCAAGCCACAAGAGTGGTTCGGCTTTGATGTTGATGGTGCGCTGATTTATCTCAAAGACAGCAAGCAGCTGCCCGTCCCTGAGTTTAAATTCATCTGCCCTAGGCATGGCGCAAGCTTTACCAATCCTTATGGTACAGCCGAGCTATCTAGCGTGTATTGGGCGACTATCTTTAAGCGGGGCGGATTGAAGTTTTGGGCGGAGTTTGCTGAGAAATTTGGTTCACCGTGGATTATTGGCCGTGAACCACGCAGTAATACCGATGAAGACATCATCCGCCTACTGGATGCACTGGAGAATCTGATGGGTAATGCGGTGGCCACCATCCCTGATGATAGTAGTGTCGAGATCAAGGAAGCTACTGGCAAGACAGGCTCATCACAGGTCTATGATGACTTTATCCGCTATTGTCGCAGTGAAATCAATATCGCACTGCTGGGTCAAGACCAGTCCACCGAAAAAGACTCCACCCACGCATCAGCGACCGCAGGGCTTGAAGTCACAAGCGACATCCGTGATGCTGACTGTCGCATCGTGTCACAGGCGTTCAATGCACTGCTTGAGATGATTGATACGCTAAACTTTGGCGCTGGTACACCGCCGAAGTTTGTGCTGTATGAAGAAGCGCTGGGCAGTCGAGAATTGGCTGAGCGAGATCAGATCCTAGGCAATCTTGGCGTGTCATTCACCGATGTGTACTTTGAGCGAGCCTATAATCTATCTGCCGATGAGTTTCGCTTAGCGCCTGTACCGACCAAATCGGCAGAATTTGCCGAAAATGCAAGCCTGCCAGCAGATTTATCCGACCGTCTAAGCTTAGGGATGCCAAGCGATGATGCGCTGCAAGCACAGCTTAGTGCCATGCTGACAGAGTTTGGTGAGCTTGATGGTGCGCTGGATAATGAAACGCTGCTGCTTGAGCGTTTGGCGGCACTATATCCTGCGATGACTATTGATGAATTACAAGACAAGCTGACGCAGATGCTGTGGATTGCTGACACCTTATCACGCTTACAAGTGATGGATGAAGTGCAAGGGGTGTAA
- a CDS encoding phage head morphogenesis protein yields the protein MDKLSNQDIKALFDLPPSDAIAHLKAKGLHIGWDYQDTHAIAHARSFTIAKMTSLELLSTTKKAIEQAMGDGIGYKGFEQSIKPELQKQGWWGKKVATNPQGRDELVQLGSLRRLKTIYHTNRRTAVMTARYAAMKEVSDTHPYWQYSAVLDSRTRASHAARHGVVYRHDDPFWAHSFPPNGYGCRCTVKAVRESMVDTVSVSDANTQSLADDGFFPAPLASHLFDKLWYDKAREVFGQPKALSVIAQDMADPVRVAGFLAWVRQLQNSKQLRGKTYGVGLLSEASLSRLAMEYGVNSQELSPVVGLKDTVVARKKYDRHTKSGDALDMTALTKIISDFGKPDRQLWDSKNKTILLIYKTIQGKTIKLAVKLDKSETLVVSGYYVDERDIDGGLRVDFIKKSNKKTLLFRLNRTG from the coding sequence ATGGATAAACTTAGCAACCAAGACATCAAAGCATTGTTTGATCTGCCGCCTAGCGATGCCATCGCTCATCTAAAAGCCAAAGGCTTGCACATCGGCTGGGATTATCAAGATACGCACGCCATCGCACACGCTCGCAGCTTCACCATCGCCAAGATGACATCGCTTGAGCTGTTATCCACCACCAAAAAAGCCATTGAGCAGGCGATGGGTGATGGCATAGGCTACAAGGGCTTTGAACAAAGCATCAAGCCTGAATTGCAAAAGCAGGGGTGGTGGGGCAAAAAAGTGGCAACCAATCCCCAAGGGCGTGACGAACTTGTGCAACTTGGTAGCTTACGCCGCCTTAAGACCATCTACCACACCAACCGTCGCACGGCAGTGATGACAGCAAGATATGCAGCGATGAAAGAAGTCAGCGATACGCATCCTTATTGGCAGTATTCGGCGGTGCTAGACAGTCGCACTCGTGCCAGTCATGCGGCGCGTCATGGCGTAGTGTATCGGCATGATGACCCATTTTGGGCGCATTCGTTTCCGCCTAATGGCTATGGCTGTCGCTGCACGGTCAAGGCAGTGCGTGAATCGATGGTCGATACGGTGAGTGTCAGCGATGCCAATACCCAAAGCTTGGCTGATGATGGCTTTTTTCCTGCACCACTGGCCAGTCATTTGTTTGACAAGCTGTGGTATGACAAGGCAAGGGAGGTCTTTGGACAGCCAAAGGCACTATCGGTGATCGCTCAAGATATGGCAGACCCTGTGCGAGTGGCAGGGTTCTTGGCGTGGGTCAGACAGTTGCAAAATAGTAAGCAGTTACGGGGCAAAACTTATGGTGTAGGCTTGCTATCGGAAGCATCTTTATCAAGATTGGCAATGGAGTATGGTGTGAATAGCCAAGAGCTATCACCCGTGGTCGGATTAAAAGATACTGTTGTTGCTCGTAAAAAATATGATAGACATACCAAAAGTGGTGATGCCTTAGACATGACTGCACTGACAAAAATCATTTCAGACTTTGGCAAACCTGACCGTCAGCTATGGGATAGTAAAAACAAAACCATACTGCTTATTTATAAGACAATACAAGGCAAAACCATCAAACTGGCAGTCAAGCTAGATAAATCAGAAACACTCGTGGTCAGTGGCTATTATGTGGATGAAAGAGATATCGATGGGGGGTTGCGGGTGGATTTTATCAAAAAGTCCAATAAAAAAACCTTGCTGTTTCGCCTGAATCGAACAGGTTAA
- a CDS encoding phage virion morphogenesis protein — MLTITIDDADALKGLNTLINNAKDSHRMMKSLAEELKTLTTENFESQSFGGQGWQPKAFGKGRTLQDTGELSDSISTKATSTTAQVGTNVVYARIHHFGGTIHAKKAPFLMFKTPSGFARVKSVTIPSRPFLPVSPSGQLQSGADKRLIDTALEALKKGL; from the coding sequence ATGCTGACCATTACCATCGATGATGCTGATGCCCTGAAAGGGCTCAATACCCTAATCAACAATGCCAAAGACAGCCATCGCATGATGAAGTCACTGGCAGAAGAACTAAAGACACTGACCACCGAGAACTTTGAATCGCAAAGCTTTGGCGGTCAAGGCTGGCAACCCAAAGCCTTTGGCAAGGGGCGTACGCTACAAGACACAGGCGAGCTGTCCGACAGCATCAGCACCAAAGCCACCAGTACCACCGCTCAAGTCGGCACCAATGTGGTGTATGCGCGCATTCATCACTTCGGTGGCACCATTCATGCCAAAAAAGCACCGTTTTTGATGTTCAAAACGCCATCGGGCTTTGCACGGGTGAAGTCTGTTACCATTCCATCACGGCCGTTTTTACCGGTATCGCCATCAGGACAGCTGCAGTCTGGTGCTGATAAGCGACTCATTGATACGGCTTTAGAAGCGCTGAAAAAGGGGCTGTAA
- a CDS encoding capsid cement protein — MASPTKNQTLTTTVKTTGKIIKNRFVTVQGSQATSADGVLGVSMYDANENQALAVEVLGITLIQAGGSISVGATITADAQGCAVAGSGSFIALSGGETGDLIKVLLR, encoded by the coding sequence ATGGCAAGTCCAACCAAAAACCAAACACTGACCACCACCGTCAAAACCACTGGCAAAATCATCAAAAATCGCTTTGTAACCGTACAAGGTTCGCAAGCGACCAGTGCTGATGGTGTACTAGGTGTCTCGATGTATGATGCCAATGAAAACCAAGCCCTAGCGGTAGAAGTGCTTGGCATTACGCTCATCCAAGCAGGGGGCAGTATCAGCGTGGGAGCAACCATCACGGCTGATGCTCAAGGCTGTGCTGTGGCAGGGTCGGGCAGTTTTATCGCACTAAGCGGTGGTGAAACTGGCGATCTGATCAAAGTACTACTACGCTAA